The following coding sequences are from one Paenarthrobacter ureafaciens window:
- a CDS encoding aldehyde dehydrogenase family protein — protein sequence MSETLVETQEGLYINGQWRPGENGHVEVMDPTTEEIVGTVAEATAQDAAEAAAAARAAQPGWAAMKPERRAEIFTRVAHLVTERADMLIELTMREGGFTRAMAGGFGARANEWFTTAAEATVRNLDVSTPPQLTPKPDGTVELLNGQIQRRPVGVVAALIPFNGPLFGASMKSAQALAMGNTVVLKPAPQNPLAVIELFKIFEEAGMPPGVANLVTASDPEVGATLTRSRDVDLVSFTGSTAVGRAVYAAGSQTMKRMVLELGGKGACIVFEDADLEAAVKGISNTWTVNTGQICSAPTRAIVHRSVYEEVLERLEAVARAVPVGSPFDPDTVAGPVISGAQRQRIETLVDSARGEGASIAAGGTRPDIDRGFFVAPTLIANCTNQMRVAREEIFGPVVSVIPFSTQDEAVAIANDSDFGLSSYIYSRDTARAYQVAGQLQAGTIQINTTSMKLDLPRGGVKMSGIGREGGQAGLEEMTELHCVVWS from the coding sequence ATGAGCGAGACCTTGGTCGAAACGCAGGAGGGACTGTACATCAACGGGCAATGGCGCCCCGGAGAAAACGGTCACGTAGAGGTAATGGACCCAACCACCGAAGAAATCGTCGGCACAGTAGCCGAAGCAACCGCCCAGGACGCCGCGGAAGCCGCAGCTGCCGCCCGCGCGGCACAACCCGGGTGGGCAGCCATGAAACCGGAACGGCGTGCGGAAATCTTCACCAGGGTGGCGCACCTCGTCACCGAGCGGGCCGACATGCTGATCGAACTCACCATGCGGGAAGGCGGCTTCACCCGCGCAATGGCCGGCGGCTTTGGCGCCCGGGCCAACGAATGGTTCACCACAGCCGCCGAGGCCACCGTCCGCAACCTGGACGTATCAACGCCTCCCCAGCTGACTCCCAAACCCGACGGAACGGTGGAACTGCTCAACGGGCAGATCCAACGCCGCCCGGTAGGCGTCGTCGCAGCCCTCATCCCTTTCAACGGACCCCTCTTCGGTGCGTCCATGAAGTCCGCCCAGGCCCTTGCCATGGGCAACACCGTTGTCCTCAAACCTGCCCCGCAAAACCCGCTCGCCGTGATCGAACTCTTCAAGATCTTCGAAGAAGCAGGAATGCCGCCCGGCGTCGCAAACCTCGTGACAGCCTCAGACCCGGAAGTCGGGGCAACACTGACCCGGTCACGCGATGTGGACCTCGTCAGCTTCACCGGCAGCACCGCCGTTGGCCGGGCGGTCTACGCGGCCGGTTCGCAAACCATGAAGCGCATGGTGCTCGAACTCGGCGGCAAAGGCGCCTGCATCGTCTTCGAAGACGCCGACCTCGAAGCAGCCGTCAAGGGCATTTCAAATACTTGGACTGTTAATACAGGACAGATCTGCTCCGCCCCTACGCGCGCCATCGTGCACCGGTCTGTGTACGAGGAAGTCCTGGAACGCCTTGAAGCAGTTGCCCGTGCAGTCCCGGTGGGATCGCCCTTCGACCCGGACACCGTGGCAGGCCCCGTCATCTCGGGTGCGCAACGCCAGCGCATTGAAACCCTGGTGGACAGCGCAAGGGGAGAAGGGGCCAGCATCGCCGCAGGAGGAACGCGGCCGGACATCGACCGGGGCTTCTTTGTTGCCCCCACCCTGATCGCCAACTGCACCAACCAGATGCGCGTGGCAAGGGAAGAAATCTTCGGCCCGGTAGTCTCCGTCATCCCCTTCTCCACGCAGGACGAGGCCGTGGCCATCGCCAACGATTCGGATTTCGGCCTCTCCAGTTACATCTACAGCCGCGACACCGCCCGCGCCTACCAGGTAGCCGGACAGTTGCAAGCCGGAACCATCCAAATCAACACCACGTCCATGAAGCTGGACCTGCCCCGCGGCGGCGTCAAGATGAGCGGAATCGGACGCGAAGGCGGGCAGGCAGGGCTTGAAGAAATGACGGAACTCCACTGCGTCGTGTGGTCATAG
- a CDS encoding aldehyde dehydrogenase family protein — protein MTQTLADVRTFELFIGGTYRPASGGTYEVINPSTEEVVGLAPEATPDDVRSAVDAARAAQPGWAALPQSERVRLLEALASRLEEERGTLAPLLAAEMGAAVKGTAGMNVDMAAKAFRVTAKLGQQELGETYSPRPGIKDRTLFGVTKLKPVGVVAIITAYNAPYVNFSSMAGPALVSGNTVVVKPAPQDPLGVLELGRIAVEAGIPAGVINVINGRDPGIGRELVGNPGVDGVGFTGSPAVGVEIARTCAKSLKPVLLELGGKGACLVLDDADLDRAVEVLSLTWTFNSGQICGAPSRAIVHSSLKEALVARLTKVAESLKIGPSDDPQAVMGPVISAQHRDRVEGFIASAVEEGATVATGGKRPDIEPGFYAAPTLITDCTPDMKVIREEVFGPVIGLMTFETDDEAVALANDSDYGLVNYVVSRNLARASAIAERLVSGLVNINGWQGGGNGIDEMPFGGRKLSGFGRKGGRHAIEAFTEPMGITVNS, from the coding sequence GTGACCCAGACCCTCGCCGATGTCCGGACTTTCGAGCTGTTCATCGGCGGAACCTACCGTCCCGCTTCCGGCGGCACGTACGAGGTCATCAATCCCTCCACCGAGGAGGTTGTCGGCTTGGCGCCGGAAGCAACGCCCGACGACGTCCGGTCGGCTGTGGATGCTGCCCGCGCCGCCCAGCCGGGCTGGGCCGCGCTCCCCCAGTCCGAGCGGGTCAGGTTGCTTGAAGCGCTGGCCTCGCGGCTCGAAGAAGAACGTGGGACGTTGGCGCCGCTCCTGGCCGCTGAAATGGGGGCGGCCGTCAAAGGCACTGCCGGCATGAACGTCGACATGGCCGCGAAGGCCTTCCGCGTCACCGCAAAGCTCGGCCAGCAGGAGCTGGGAGAAACGTACAGTCCGCGGCCCGGTATCAAGGACCGGACGCTCTTCGGCGTCACAAAGCTCAAACCCGTGGGTGTGGTTGCCATCATCACGGCGTACAACGCGCCTTACGTCAATTTCTCGAGCATGGCAGGCCCGGCGCTGGTCTCCGGGAACACCGTGGTGGTCAAACCCGCTCCGCAGGACCCCCTGGGTGTGCTTGAACTTGGACGGATCGCCGTGGAAGCGGGCATTCCTGCAGGCGTGATCAACGTTATTAACGGTCGCGACCCCGGAATCGGCCGGGAGCTGGTTGGGAATCCGGGTGTTGACGGGGTGGGCTTCACCGGAAGTCCGGCAGTCGGCGTCGAAATCGCCCGGACCTGTGCGAAGTCGCTCAAGCCGGTCCTGCTGGAACTGGGCGGCAAAGGTGCCTGCCTGGTTTTGGACGATGCCGACCTTGACCGCGCCGTGGAGGTGCTGTCCCTGACGTGGACCTTCAACAGCGGGCAGATTTGCGGCGCACCGAGCCGCGCAATCGTGCACTCTTCCCTGAAAGAAGCGCTGGTTGCCCGTCTGACGAAGGTGGCCGAGTCATTGAAGATCGGGCCCAGCGACGACCCCCAAGCCGTTATGGGGCCGGTCATCTCGGCCCAGCACAGGGACCGGGTTGAAGGGTTCATCGCCTCCGCAGTCGAGGAAGGCGCCACCGTGGCAACCGGGGGAAAGCGCCCGGACATCGAACCCGGCTTCTACGCGGCGCCGACCCTCATCACCGATTGCACCCCGGACATGAAGGTCATCCGCGAGGAAGTCTTTGGTCCCGTCATCGGATTGATGACGTTCGAGACGGACGACGAAGCTGTCGCGCTGGCTAACGACTCCGACTACGGGCTGGTGAACTACGTGGTCTCCCGGAATCTCGCGCGCGCGTCGGCTATAGCTGAACGCCTGGTGAGCGGCCTCGTGAACATCAACGGGTGGCAAGGCGGCGGCAACGGAATCGACGAGATGCCCTTTGGCGGGCGAAAGCTCAGCGGCTTTGGACGCAAGGGCGGACGCCATGCCATTGAGGCTTTCACCGAGCCGATGGGCATCACCGTCAATAGCTAG
- a CDS encoding SAM-dependent methyltransferase: MTEFEDQGVSLTALAVAAGRAMETSRPDPLIKDPFAALLVKEAHSHVDFPTAWPSELSAVSSLQHPLLLASIYIGVRTRFIDDFLLSGPKVQTVILGAGLDTRSHRLTWPPGSRVYEIDHASVLAFKAGVLEGARAAPASELISIDADLTQPWRALLLASGFDPGQPTTWVLEGVLPYLDSAAQMAVLTEVIALSSQGSRAVIERAVPLPRTEEFEAKIGEYSRQTGLPMDQLLARADPPDPVQVLGAADWQCSEHTVLELCAAYGRTLSLDPEDRLQPERADPGQTRGGFVTAFRISLDVDD, encoded by the coding sequence ATGACTGAGTTCGAGGACCAAGGTGTGTCATTGACCGCACTGGCGGTGGCGGCGGGCCGCGCGATGGAGACTTCCCGGCCTGACCCGCTGATCAAGGACCCGTTTGCTGCGCTTCTGGTGAAGGAGGCCCACTCCCACGTGGACTTTCCGACGGCGTGGCCTTCAGAGCTGTCGGCTGTTTCGTCTCTGCAGCATCCGCTCCTTCTAGCGTCCATCTACATCGGTGTGCGGACCAGATTCATTGACGACTTCCTTCTCTCGGGGCCGAAGGTGCAGACCGTGATTCTGGGTGCTGGGCTCGACACCCGCTCGCACCGGCTGACCTGGCCGCCAGGCAGCCGGGTCTATGAGATCGACCATGCCAGCGTCCTGGCCTTCAAGGCCGGCGTACTGGAGGGGGCTCGGGCTGCGCCGGCCTCTGAACTCATCTCCATAGACGCAGACCTTACCCAGCCTTGGCGTGCGTTGCTCCTGGCCTCCGGCTTTGACCCTGGCCAGCCCACCACCTGGGTCCTTGAAGGCGTGCTCCCTTACCTCGATTCTGCTGCCCAGATGGCGGTACTCACCGAGGTCATAGCTTTGTCATCGCAGGGATCCCGCGCCGTGATCGAGCGAGCTGTGCCTCTTCCCAGAACCGAAGAATTCGAAGCGAAGATTGGCGAGTACAGCCGGCAGACCGGGCTTCCGATGGACCAGTTACTGGCCCGGGCCGATCCGCCGGACCCTGTGCAGGTACTCGGTGCCGCGGACTGGCAGTGCAGCGAACACACGGTGCTGGAGTTGTGTGCGGCGTATGGCAGGACGCTTTCACTGGACCCGGAGGACCGCCTCCAACCGGAGCGTGCTGACCCCGGGCAGACCCGTGGCGGGTTCGTCACTGCGTTCCGGATCTCCTTGGACGTTGATGACTAG
- a CDS encoding ABC transporter substrate-binding protein translates to MRKALVLSAVLALGLTACGAPNQASSQAQTTDYATLQDLVTAAEAEGSVRLYTSLLEPDLVKLVAGFEAKYKIDVEDVRLGGTDAMNRFDSESAAKAKTADVVLVNDTSYFGTATDKGIITPLDQTGVLKFVPDFPKDMLLEKEKTAVLTITNNGLAYNSDLVDAKDVPTSWEDLLDPKWKGKILMVSPDASLANVLTWDIVAKSQGEDFLKKLGGQVARYYPNLVPMHEALAAGEGQIALPSPEFYAMAQKAGGKPLGFGSLSPNYYPAQAVGVATAAEHPAAARLLTEYLLSEEGVATITAGAGVFSPYDKDVPADFKVPSADEIKDVQSRQEKIAAQFKG, encoded by the coding sequence ATGCGCAAGGCACTTGTTCTGTCTGCTGTCCTGGCATTGGGGCTCACCGCGTGTGGGGCGCCAAACCAGGCCTCAAGCCAGGCACAGACCACTGATTACGCCACCCTCCAGGACCTCGTCACCGCCGCCGAGGCCGAAGGTAGCGTCAGGCTGTACACCAGCCTTCTGGAACCCGACCTGGTCAAACTGGTGGCCGGCTTCGAAGCCAAGTACAAGATCGACGTCGAGGATGTCCGCCTGGGCGGTACGGACGCGATGAACCGCTTCGACTCCGAGTCCGCCGCCAAGGCGAAGACGGCCGACGTTGTTCTTGTGAACGACACCTCCTACTTTGGCACCGCAACCGACAAGGGAATCATCACGCCGCTGGATCAGACGGGCGTGCTCAAGTTCGTCCCGGACTTCCCCAAGGACATGTTGCTGGAGAAGGAAAAAACCGCGGTACTCACCATTACCAACAATGGCCTCGCCTACAACAGCGACTTGGTTGACGCAAAGGACGTACCGACGTCGTGGGAGGACCTGCTGGACCCCAAGTGGAAGGGCAAGATCCTCATGGTCAGCCCTGATGCTTCCCTGGCGAACGTTCTCACGTGGGACATCGTGGCCAAGTCGCAGGGTGAGGACTTCTTGAAAAAGCTGGGCGGGCAGGTGGCGCGTTACTACCCCAACCTGGTCCCGATGCACGAGGCACTGGCTGCCGGTGAAGGCCAAATCGCGCTGCCCAGTCCTGAATTCTATGCCATGGCCCAAAAAGCCGGCGGTAAGCCCTTGGGCTTCGGATCGCTTTCCCCGAACTACTATCCTGCGCAGGCAGTGGGTGTAGCCACGGCCGCTGAGCATCCGGCTGCTGCCCGCCTGCTCACGGAGTACCTGCTAAGCGAAGAAGGCGTGGCCACCATTACTGCGGGCGCCGGCGTCTTCTCGCCCTACGACAAGGATGTTCCGGCCGATTTCAAGGTGCCCAGCGCCGACGAGATCAAGGACGTCCAGTCGCGGCAGGAGAAGATCGCGGCCCAGTTCAAGGGCTAG
- a CDS encoding D-glutamate cyclase family protein, with the protein MNTLMAPPLFTHPRELRAEIAAGRWDGNLGTIPQGYTQSSVVILPGSHAADFLKFCQLNSKAAGLLHMGAPGDPDPGPLAPGGDIRSELHSYRIWRDGELVGRASDVKDLWREDMVAFYLGCSLTFEHALTQAGVVRGEGRVYTTGIPTTAVGNFSTNLAVTMRPMDTANAIRAIQVTSRFPATHGGPVHFGDPAKLGLKDLSAPDFGPAPTLGADELPVFWACSATAVLAAQAAKPDLMITFDPPYMLITDRRVEETAVF; encoded by the coding sequence ATGAACACGCTTATGGCACCGCCGCTCTTCACCCACCCCCGCGAACTGCGCGCCGAAATCGCCGCAGGGCGCTGGGACGGGAACCTCGGTACCATTCCGCAGGGCTACACCCAGTCGTCGGTGGTCATCCTGCCCGGTTCCCATGCCGCAGATTTCCTGAAGTTCTGCCAGCTCAATTCCAAGGCTGCCGGACTGCTGCACATGGGTGCCCCCGGCGATCCCGATCCCGGGCCACTCGCTCCCGGTGGGGACATCCGCAGCGAGCTCCACAGCTACCGGATCTGGCGCGACGGCGAACTGGTCGGCCGGGCCTCGGACGTCAAGGACCTGTGGCGGGAGGACATGGTGGCGTTCTACCTGGGCTGTTCCCTCACCTTTGAACATGCTTTGACGCAGGCCGGGGTGGTCCGCGGCGAAGGACGCGTGTACACCACCGGAATTCCCACCACCGCCGTAGGAAACTTCAGCACCAACCTGGCAGTCACCATGCGGCCCATGGATACCGCCAACGCTATCCGCGCCATCCAGGTAACCTCGCGGTTTCCGGCCACCCACGGCGGACCGGTCCACTTCGGGGATCCCGCCAAGCTGGGCCTCAAGGACCTTTCCGCTCCGGACTTCGGACCGGCACCAACTTTGGGTGCAGATGAACTTCCCGTGTTCTGGGCGTGCAGTGCCACCGCGGTACTGGCTGCCCAGGCCGCCAAGCCGGACCTGATGATCACCTTCGATCCTCCTTACATGCTCATCACCGACCGCAGGGTGGAAGAAACAGCAGTCTTCTAG
- a CDS encoding GMC family oxidoreductase, whose product MENTDYLIVGAGSAGAALAGRLAEAGAEVLLLEAGIDWGADGALDERLRYATGSFNFDAYNVLPDYYWRGLEMRARPEREPARYLRGRGGGGSSLVNGCYAIRPPLEEFDSWGLAGWSGADVAPYFNRLETDLDYGHLPYHGDSGPTPVRRFAASGWGTMDEAFVAAAQGTGLPWADDHNAPGAWGVSPFAANIVDGIRVSTGEAYLQPGRATGKLRIHGGVLVDKVLLEGNRAVGVSALVGGEVREYRASTVILSAGTPLSPGILQRSGIGPRKVLSALGIRTVVDLPAGESVQDHQGMLLGLGLKPGAKASDAGQRSNTMARWSTGMAGAGPGDVMACGINISPTPEVPGSRPASLLGVLNQVFSRGTVHITSADPTAPARLEMNFLSDERDLIRFRELYRSLGRFLRQPSLSNIVETVRDPQGNTVDLDLDGPELDARLVSMVQDTAHAAGSCKMGSADDPDTVVDERCAVLGLEGLHVVDASILPTVTRANTNLATIMLGERAADLLLAKAGDARPAESVAVSW is encoded by the coding sequence ATGGAAAACACTGATTACCTGATTGTCGGCGCAGGATCCGCAGGCGCGGCGCTCGCAGGCCGTTTGGCCGAGGCGGGAGCCGAGGTGCTGCTCTTGGAAGCCGGGATTGACTGGGGTGCCGACGGCGCCTTGGACGAACGCCTGCGCTATGCCACGGGCTCATTCAACTTTGATGCCTACAACGTCCTGCCCGACTACTACTGGCGGGGATTGGAGATGCGGGCACGGCCAGAACGTGAACCCGCCCGGTACCTGAGGGGGCGTGGAGGGGGCGGCAGTTCCCTCGTCAACGGTTGCTACGCGATCCGGCCGCCGTTGGAGGAATTCGACTCCTGGGGCCTGGCGGGATGGAGCGGTGCAGACGTAGCGCCGTACTTCAACCGCCTGGAAACGGACCTCGACTACGGTCATCTTCCGTACCACGGTGATTCAGGCCCGACGCCGGTGCGAAGGTTTGCTGCTTCCGGCTGGGGCACCATGGACGAGGCTTTCGTAGCCGCCGCCCAAGGTACCGGGCTGCCGTGGGCCGACGACCACAATGCTCCCGGCGCCTGGGGTGTCTCACCGTTCGCGGCGAACATCGTGGACGGGATCCGGGTCAGTACCGGCGAGGCCTACCTCCAACCGGGCCGTGCCACAGGCAAGCTCCGGATCCATGGCGGGGTGCTGGTGGACAAGGTGTTGTTGGAGGGAAACCGCGCCGTTGGGGTGAGCGCCCTTGTGGGCGGAGAAGTCCGCGAGTACCGGGCCTCTACCGTCATCTTGTCCGCAGGCACGCCGTTGAGTCCGGGCATCCTGCAACGCTCCGGCATCGGCCCCCGCAAGGTGCTGTCGGCCTTGGGAATCCGGACCGTGGTGGACCTTCCGGCGGGTGAATCCGTGCAGGACCATCAGGGCATGTTGCTGGGCCTCGGTTTGAAGCCGGGAGCCAAGGCGTCCGACGCCGGGCAGCGTTCGAACACCATGGCCCGGTGGAGCACCGGCATGGCCGGGGCGGGGCCCGGAGACGTCATGGCGTGTGGAATCAACATCAGTCCCACCCCGGAGGTTCCCGGTTCGAGGCCTGCTTCACTGCTGGGCGTCCTTAACCAAGTCTTCTCGCGCGGCACGGTCCACATAACGTCCGCGGACCCCACGGCACCGGCCCGGCTGGAGATGAACTTCCTCTCCGACGAGCGGGACCTGATCCGTTTTCGGGAACTGTACCGGAGCCTTGGCCGCTTCCTGCGCCAGCCTTCGCTAAGCAACATAGTGGAAACGGTCAGGGATCCACAGGGCAACACCGTGGATCTTGATTTGGACGGGCCCGAGCTTGATGCGCGTTTGGTGTCCATGGTGCAGGACACGGCGCATGCGGCGGGTTCTTGCAAGATGGGTTCCGCGGACGACCCGGACACCGTGGTGGACGAGCGCTGCGCGGTACTGGGCCTGGAGGGTCTGCACGTCGTGGATGCTTCAATCCTGCCGACGGTGACGCGCGCCAACACCAACCTGGCCACCATCATGCTCGGTGAGCGGGCGGCGGACCTGCTGCTCGCCAAGGCCGGGGACGCGCGTCCGGCGGAGTCTGTTGCGGTGAGCTGGTAA
- a CDS encoding extracellular solute-binding protein translates to MKNKILATAVAATFLLAGCGAPQDQGAAAAAAANQKVSNLDSLIESAKKEGSLLIYTSLTEPDMKAMTAGFTEKYGIQVQALRLGGNDAATRFDTETSANAPSADLLVLADPLYVGDLTSSGKAVKMEDTGLYDLLDTIPKHLKAPEIGTAVVQIVNAGIAYNTNSVKPEDVPKSWEDLLDPKWKGKLINTPVDSSVNNLVMWGQLYDKYGADYVKKMGAQTSRTYPNLVPLHEALAAGDGEIALQSGQFYVEGLKKAGKPVGFANLSPSVYPVNVLGISARAKNPYTARLFSYYLMTKEGGKTITNPATGSYSAWDEDKIPADFKIVTKEQKDRYNGMKKEIMDAYGK, encoded by the coding sequence ATGAAGAATAAAATCCTGGCTACGGCGGTTGCCGCTACCTTCCTGCTTGCAGGCTGCGGCGCCCCCCAAGATCAAGGTGCCGCTGCCGCAGCTGCGGCCAACCAGAAGGTATCCAACCTGGACAGCCTCATCGAATCGGCCAAGAAGGAAGGGAGCCTGCTGATTTACACCTCCCTTACGGAGCCGGACATGAAGGCGATGACGGCAGGGTTTACCGAGAAATACGGCATCCAGGTCCAAGCGCTGCGCCTCGGCGGCAATGACGCCGCCACCCGGTTCGACACTGAGACAAGTGCCAACGCGCCCAGTGCCGACCTGCTGGTCCTCGCTGATCCGCTCTACGTTGGCGACCTCACCAGCAGTGGCAAGGCCGTCAAGATGGAGGATACCGGCCTCTACGATTTGCTGGACACCATCCCCAAGCACTTGAAGGCGCCTGAAATCGGCACTGCCGTGGTCCAGATCGTGAACGCGGGCATCGCCTACAACACCAATTCGGTCAAGCCTGAAGATGTTCCAAAGTCCTGGGAGGACCTTCTGGATCCGAAATGGAAAGGCAAACTGATCAACACCCCGGTTGATTCGTCCGTGAACAACCTCGTCATGTGGGGCCAGCTTTACGACAAGTACGGTGCTGACTACGTCAAGAAGATGGGTGCGCAAACCAGCCGTACCTACCCCAACTTGGTTCCCCTGCATGAAGCCCTGGCTGCCGGTGATGGCGAGATCGCGCTCCAGAGCGGGCAGTTCTACGTCGAAGGCCTGAAGAAGGCGGGCAAGCCCGTGGGCTTCGCCAACCTGTCGCCGTCCGTCTACCCGGTGAACGTCCTGGGCATCTCGGCCCGGGCTAAGAACCCCTACACCGCCCGTCTCTTCAGCTACTACCTTATGACCAAGGAAGGCGGGAAAACCATCACCAACCCCGCCACGGGCTCCTACTCCGCCTGGGATGAGGACAAGATTCCAGCCGACTTTAAGATCGTCACCAAGGAACAGAAAGACCGTTACAACGGAATGAAGAAGGAGATCATGGACGCCTACGGCAAGTAA
- a CDS encoding MmgE/PrpD family protein, translating into MIDTTERRDADSTASASAQPGSPITQQLAAFLTDPDLSFPEAVATKVKLHILDTLGCQVAFASLPWSREVQRYAVTDRPEGPANLAYYGTPVPVEIAAFANAGFGHGFEMDDTEMRTASHPGVVVVPAALATGQARAASGSDFLKAVTVGYEVMIRVGLGSVGMMRRGFHTTAVTGVFGATAASASVMRVSADQAAHGLGIAASKASGITEYSASGGSVKRIHAGFAAQAGVESMAMAGFGVTAPTAALEGPRGLLAAVSDTVDTEVVTRGLGVDYELLTTGLKPYCCCAGQHAVIDAVIELLATAPGVDPSAVRRIRVLQNSREVDVVGRIVEPKDLTAAQFSAAFGIGLRLVKGGNGFGDYLGASLDDEQILEVARKVVYERTPANSPLPGHGPARVTFEMHDGSEMVATVSHARGSTARPLDEEEVVRKFRSLAEGPLGERSAAQVQDMVLNLEKVPDVNALAALLQARKDHEPLDSRTI; encoded by the coding sequence TTGATCGACACCACAGAACGCCGCGACGCGGATTCGACAGCTTCAGCTTCGGCACAACCGGGTTCCCCCATAACGCAACAGCTGGCTGCGTTCCTCACCGACCCGGACCTCTCGTTTCCGGAGGCGGTAGCCACCAAGGTCAAGCTTCACATCCTGGACACCTTGGGCTGCCAGGTTGCCTTCGCATCGCTGCCTTGGTCCAGGGAGGTCCAAAGGTATGCGGTCACGGACCGACCCGAGGGACCGGCCAACCTCGCTTATTACGGCACCCCGGTGCCGGTAGAGATCGCCGCTTTCGCCAATGCGGGTTTCGGCCACGGCTTCGAAATGGATGACACCGAGATGCGCACGGCCAGCCACCCGGGAGTCGTCGTGGTTCCCGCGGCGTTGGCCACCGGCCAGGCCAGGGCCGCTTCAGGCTCAGACTTCCTCAAGGCCGTGACAGTGGGTTACGAGGTGATGATCCGTGTAGGCCTGGGGAGCGTCGGCATGATGCGGCGGGGCTTCCACACCACGGCTGTTACCGGGGTGTTCGGCGCTACTGCCGCTTCGGCGTCGGTCATGCGCGTTTCCGCCGACCAAGCGGCCCACGGTTTGGGAATCGCGGCCAGCAAGGCTTCCGGGATCACCGAGTATTCAGCCTCGGGTGGATCAGTGAAGAGAATCCACGCCGGTTTTGCTGCCCAGGCCGGTGTCGAATCCATGGCCATGGCCGGGTTCGGGGTCACAGCACCAACCGCTGCTTTGGAAGGCCCCCGTGGACTTCTGGCCGCGGTATCCGACACCGTGGACACGGAAGTGGTTACCCGCGGCCTCGGCGTGGATTACGAACTTCTCACCACGGGACTGAAACCCTACTGCTGCTGCGCCGGGCAGCACGCCGTGATCGACGCCGTGATCGAACTCCTTGCAACGGCGCCGGGCGTGGACCCCTCTGCAGTACGAAGGATCCGGGTCCTGCAGAATTCCCGCGAAGTGGATGTCGTAGGCCGAATTGTGGAGCCAAAGGACCTCACGGCTGCGCAGTTCAGCGCCGCGTTCGGAATCGGGCTCCGCTTGGTGAAAGGTGGCAACGGCTTCGGAGATTACCTTGGGGCTTCCCTCGACGACGAACAAATCCTCGAAGTAGCGCGGAAGGTGGTTTACGAACGGACGCCGGCAAATTCACCGCTCCCTGGTCACGGCCCCGCCCGAGTGACCTTTGAGATGCATGATGGATCCGAAATGGTGGCAACGGTGAGCCACGCGCGCGGAAGCACGGCCCGGCCTCTGGACGAAGAAGAGGTTGTCCGCAAATTCCGCAGCCTTGCCGAGGGACCTTTGGGAGAAAGATCAGCAGCGCAGGTCCAGGACATGGTCCTCAATCTGGAGAAGGTTCCGGACGTCAACGCACTTGCCGCCCTGCTCCAAGCACGGAAGGACCACGAGCCCTTGGACAGTCGAACCATTTAG
- a CDS encoding NAD-binding protein: MHVGPAGAGAVAKLVNNATGLTTLILLSEVISAGVKAGIDHQTLLKVLQNGAYGQGAFLKHMLPNIAFKHAYDPPTFALALGRKDLALATAMARELNVPMPMVNLAEQAAVELMARGLGHIDSTSIFSLQEFRSGAKLHDDDAQEIQL; the protein is encoded by the coding sequence ATGCACGTCGGCCCGGCTGGCGCTGGCGCAGTGGCCAAGCTGGTCAACAACGCCACCGGCCTCACCACCCTCATCCTGCTCTCCGAGGTCATCAGCGCCGGCGTCAAGGCCGGCATCGACCACCAGACCCTCCTCAAAGTCCTGCAGAACGGCGCGTACGGCCAGGGCGCATTCCTCAAGCACATGCTCCCGAACATCGCTTTCAAGCACGCCTACGATCCGCCCACATTTGCCCTTGCCCTGGGACGCAAGGACCTGGCCCTCGCCACTGCAATGGCCCGCGAGCTCAACGTGCCGATGCCAATGGTGAACCTCGCAGAACAGGCAGCCGTTGAACTCATGGCCCGCGGTCTTGGGCACATCGACTCAACCAGCATCTTCAGCCTGCAGGAATTCAGGAGCGGTGCAAAGCTGCACGACGACGACGCCCAGGAGATCCAGCTGTGA